One genomic segment of Paraburkholderia hospita includes these proteins:
- a CDS encoding GNAT family N-acetyltransferase: MIDIRPARFPDDTDAVRAIFREYADGLGIDLGFQAFDQELATLPGKYSPPRGTILLAWRDERVIGSVALRAFEFDISEMKRLYVRPEGRGIRSGHFLRRPSCMLRRKRGIGGCGSIRRRV, encoded by the coding sequence ATGATCGACATTCGGCCCGCTCGTTTTCCCGACGATACCGACGCCGTGCGGGCGATTTTCCGCGAATACGCGGATGGTCTCGGTATTGACCTTGGCTTTCAGGCGTTCGATCAGGAACTGGCCACGCTGCCCGGTAAGTACTCGCCGCCGCGTGGCACGATATTGCTTGCGTGGCGCGACGAACGCGTGATCGGTAGCGTTGCGCTGCGGGCTTTCGAGTTTGACATCAGCGAGATGAAGCGGCTTTATGTGCGGCCCGAAGGGCGTGGCATCAGATCGGGACACTTCTTGCGCAGGCCGTCGTGCATGCTGCGAAGGAAGCGGGGTATCGGAGGATGCGGCTCGATACGCCGCCGAGTATGA
- a CDS encoding GNAT family N-acetyltransferase codes for MHAAKEAGYRRMRLDTPPSMKSAQRLYASLGFRPISAYVFNPVEGTQFLELEI; via the coding sequence GTGCATGCTGCGAAGGAAGCGGGGTATCGGAGGATGCGGCTCGATACGCCGCCGAGTATGAAGAGCGCGCAGCGGCTCTATGCTTCTCTTGGGTTCAGGCCGATTTCTGCTTATGTTTTTAATCCTGTTGAAGGGACGCAGTTTCTGGAGCTTGAGATTTGA
- a CDS encoding HAD family hydrolase — protein MNTPSNNDVVFLFDVDNTLLDNDHVLTDLRTHMTRQFGEENSARYWQIFEDLRSELGYADYLGALQRYRNEHHDDTQLLLMSCYLIDYPFANRVFPGALDALRYASEFGKTAILSDGDVVFQPRKVSRSGLWDEVEGRVLIYIHKELMLDDVIAHYPARHYVMVDDKLRILTAMKEQWGDRLTTIFPRQGHYALDAKEIAKYPDPDITIERIGELTSIDFDALTAKRR, from the coding sequence ATGAACACACCATCAAACAACGACGTTGTCTTTCTGTTCGACGTCGATAACACGCTGCTCGATAACGATCACGTGCTGACTGACCTGCGCACGCACATGACGCGGCAGTTCGGCGAAGAAAATAGCGCGCGCTACTGGCAGATCTTCGAGGATCTACGCAGCGAGCTCGGCTATGCGGACTACCTTGGCGCATTGCAGCGCTATCGCAACGAGCACCACGACGACACGCAGCTTCTGTTGATGTCGTGCTATCTGATCGATTATCCGTTTGCGAACCGCGTATTCCCCGGTGCGCTCGATGCGCTGCGCTATGCGAGCGAGTTCGGCAAGACGGCGATTCTCTCCGATGGCGACGTCGTGTTCCAGCCGCGCAAGGTCTCGCGCTCGGGGCTGTGGGACGAAGTAGAAGGGCGCGTGCTGATCTACATTCACAAGGAGCTGATGCTCGACGACGTGATCGCGCATTATCCGGCGCGCCATTATGTGATGGTCGACGACAAGCTGCGCATTCTCACCGCGATGAAAGAGCAATGGGGCGACCGCCTGACGACGATCTTCCCGCGGCAGGGCCACTACGCCCTCGATGCAAAGGAGATCGCGAAGTATCCCGACCCTGACATTACGATCGAAAGAATCGGTGAGCTGACGTCGATCGACTTCGACGCGTTGACGGCCAAGCGGCGTTGA
- a CDS encoding class I SAM-dependent methyltransferase, whose translation MSAVDSAFAPVADFTAVKLRQQAAWSTGNYAVVGTTLQIVGENLCEALDVRAGNRVLDVAAGNGNATLAAARRYCDVTSTDYVASLLDSGRARAQAEGLPVQFQQADAEALLYADASFDIVMSTFGVMFTPDQEKAAAELVRVCKPGGRIGLANWTPESFIGQLFKTIGKYIPPPAGVKSPALWGTKARLEELFSANARNIIAASRDFTFRYRSPEHFVDVFRTFYGPMNKAFAALEGEPQAAFLRDLMALIESRNRSNDATLVLPSEYLEVVVERV comes from the coding sequence ATGTCCGCTGTTGATTCCGCTTTCGCACCCGTTGCAGACTTCACCGCCGTCAAGCTCCGCCAGCAGGCGGCCTGGTCGACGGGCAACTATGCCGTTGTCGGCACCACGCTGCAAATCGTCGGAGAGAACCTCTGCGAAGCGCTCGATGTGCGTGCCGGCAATCGCGTGCTCGACGTTGCCGCCGGCAACGGCAACGCGACACTTGCCGCTGCGCGCCGCTATTGCGACGTCACATCGACCGACTACGTCGCCTCGCTGCTCGATTCCGGCCGTGCGCGCGCGCAAGCCGAAGGGCTCCCGGTGCAGTTCCAGCAAGCGGACGCTGAAGCGCTGCTCTACGCGGATGCCTCATTCGACATCGTGATGTCGACCTTCGGCGTGATGTTCACGCCGGACCAGGAGAAAGCGGCCGCCGAACTCGTGCGTGTTTGCAAGCCGGGTGGACGGATTGGTCTCGCGAACTGGACGCCGGAGAGTTTCATTGGGCAGCTATTCAAGACGATCGGCAAGTACATTCCACCGCCGGCAGGCGTGAAGTCGCCCGCGCTCTGGGGCACGAAGGCGCGCCTGGAAGAGCTTTTCAGCGCCAACGCCCGGAACATCATCGCGGCGAGCCGCGATTTCACGTTCCGCTACCGTTCGCCGGAACATTTCGTCGACGTGTTCCGCACGTTTTATGGGCCGATGAACAAGGCGTTTGCCGCACTCGAAGGCGAACCGCAGGCGGCGTTTCTTCGCGATCTGATGGCACTGATCGAGAGCCGTAACCGTTCGAACGACGCGACGCTCGTCCTGCCGAGCGAGTATCTCGAAGTCGTGGTGGAACGCGTGTGA
- a CDS encoding alpha/beta fold hydrolase: protein MDSTVASQAFSSATSVIALHCSGSGAAQWRKLGEALGSRHAFAAPEHYGCDSTGPWSGERAFTLADEAAKTVGIIDASLGKVHLVGHSYGGGVALRAAVERPERIASLTLYEPSAFHLLKMMGSYGAHALAEIVAISKRTADGVSCGDYRGAAASFVDYWGGRGAWEALRPSVQDALTRWAPKAPLDFRALLDERTPASAYTGLHIPALIMRGQHAPIPTRAIAERLPMLLPAARLAIVEGAGHMGPLTHADKVNAAIVRHIAEADAIA from the coding sequence ATGGACAGCACAGTCGCGTCGCAAGCCTTCTCATCCGCAACGTCGGTGATCGCACTGCATTGCTCTGGCTCGGGAGCGGCGCAATGGCGCAAGCTCGGCGAGGCGCTTGGCTCGCGTCACGCGTTCGCCGCGCCCGAGCATTACGGCTGCGACAGCACGGGGCCGTGGAGCGGCGAGCGCGCGTTCACGCTCGCCGACGAGGCCGCGAAGACCGTCGGCATCATCGATGCATCGCTTGGCAAGGTGCATCTCGTAGGCCACTCGTATGGCGGTGGCGTGGCGTTGCGCGCAGCCGTCGAACGGCCCGAGCGTATCGCGAGTCTGACGCTCTACGAGCCCTCGGCGTTTCATCTGCTCAAGATGATGGGCTCGTATGGAGCGCATGCGCTTGCGGAAATCGTCGCGATTTCGAAGCGCACCGCCGATGGCGTGAGCTGTGGCGACTATCGGGGTGCGGCGGCTTCATTCGTCGATTACTGGGGCGGCCGGGGCGCGTGGGAAGCACTGCGGCCTTCGGTGCAGGACGCACTCACGCGCTGGGCGCCGAAGGCGCCACTCGACTTCCGCGCACTGCTCGACGAGCGCACGCCCGCCAGCGCGTACACCGGTTTGCATATCCCGGCGCTGATCATGCGCGGACAGCACGCGCCCATTCCGACGCGCGCGATTGCCGAGCGACTGCCGATGCTGCTACCAGCGGCGCGCCTTGCAATCGTCGAAGGTGCAGGACACATGGGACCGCTCACGCACGCCGACAAGGTCAATGCGGCCATCGTGCGGCATATTGCGGAGGCTGATGCGATCGCTTGA
- a CDS encoding aminotransferase-like domain-containing protein, protein MASSRDKAARSNGAATEVDQTNGDPVQTKRATYIEVSASIEDEIRGGVYPPGSRLPPQRQLATELGINVSTVSRAYKELQLRGLVIGSKRRGSLVTGGAMPRVETASAPNAAPGGAIDLTVNRPATGEFLSCLATTLADLPRDPRYPSLQEYQPPQGPDWARAAGAKWMAGPGFTPSQEHLVVTSGAQHGLYAVLNSLIGTDGVIIADRLTYYGLKALAPVFQFEIVSVPSDRDGLITDEVERICSRVPVKAIFTVPNLQNPTVTTMSLERRVALVDIARRYGVAIIEDDVYGPLVSQRLPTLASLCPELTFHIASTSKILAPGLRLGYLLSPPERSALAAEAVRTTAWMPAPMSMLIATIWIEDGTARRIMDAQLAEIRVRHDLARQILPQEWLESDPACMFVWLKLPPPWRADDFAANAKARGVVVMPSSAFAVDRAEVEHGVRINLACASSREQLVSALQTLAQALRDRPRALFGTI, encoded by the coding sequence ATGGCTTCCAGCAGAGACAAGGCAGCACGCAGCAATGGCGCCGCAACCGAGGTGGACCAGACAAACGGCGACCCGGTCCAGACAAAACGCGCGACCTATATCGAGGTATCGGCGTCGATCGAGGACGAGATTCGCGGTGGCGTCTATCCGCCCGGCAGCCGTCTGCCGCCGCAGCGTCAGCTCGCCACCGAGCTCGGCATCAATGTGTCGACGGTGTCGCGCGCTTATAAGGAATTGCAGCTGCGCGGCCTCGTGATCGGCAGCAAGCGGCGCGGCTCGCTCGTGACGGGCGGCGCGATGCCGCGCGTCGAAACAGCGAGTGCGCCCAATGCCGCACCGGGCGGCGCGATCGACCTGACCGTCAACCGGCCGGCGACGGGCGAGTTCCTGTCGTGTCTCGCGACGACGCTCGCCGATCTGCCGCGCGATCCGCGCTATCCATCGCTACAGGAATATCAACCGCCGCAAGGCCCCGACTGGGCGCGCGCGGCGGGCGCGAAGTGGATGGCCGGGCCCGGCTTCACGCCGTCGCAGGAGCATCTCGTCGTCACGAGCGGCGCGCAGCATGGGCTCTATGCCGTGCTCAACAGCCTGATCGGCACGGACGGTGTGATCATCGCCGACCGGCTCACGTACTACGGCCTGAAGGCGCTCGCGCCCGTGTTCCAGTTCGAGATCGTCAGCGTGCCGAGCGACCGCGACGGGCTGATCACGGATGAAGTCGAACGCATTTGCAGCCGCGTGCCCGTCAAGGCGATTTTTACGGTGCCGAATCTGCAGAACCCGACGGTGACGACGATGAGCCTGGAGCGGCGCGTGGCGCTCGTCGATATCGCGCGGCGCTACGGCGTGGCGATCATCGAAGACGACGTGTATGGTCCGCTCGTCTCGCAGCGTCTTCCTACGCTCGCAAGTCTGTGCCCGGAGCTGACGTTTCACATCGCCTCGACGTCGAAGATCCTCGCGCCGGGGCTGCGGCTAGGCTATCTGCTGAGTCCGCCCGAGCGTTCCGCGCTCGCCGCCGAAGCGGTGCGCACCACCGCCTGGATGCCCGCGCCGATGTCGATGCTGATCGCGACGATCTGGATCGAGGACGGCACCGCGCGACGCATCATGGATGCGCAACTCGCGGAGATTCGCGTGCGTCACGACCTTGCGCGGCAAATTCTGCCGCAAGAGTGGCTGGAGTCCGACCCCGCGTGCATGTTCGTGTGGCTCAAGCTGCCGCCGCCGTGGCGCGCCGACGATTTCGCCGCGAATGCGAAAGCGCGCGGCGTGGTCGTCATGCCATCGTCGGCCTTTGCGGTCGATCGCGCCGAGGTCGAGCATGGCGTGCGGATCAATCTCGCGTGCGCGTCTTCGCGCGAGCAACTGGTGAGCGCGCTGCAAACGCTCGCGCAAGCGTTGCGCGATCGCCCGCGTGCGTTGTTCGGCACGATCTGA
- a CDS encoding amino acid permease translates to MAESRTNARDTQESATPRLGVALRQRHVTMISLGGIIGAGLFVGSSATLNTVGPAACLSYLVAGIVVLFVMRMLGEMALAVPGVGSFTEYARIGLGDWAGFTSGWLYWYFWVIVVAVEAVAGAAILQRWIPAPVWMIGLVLLSLMTFINLMSVKSYGEFEFWFASIKVAAIIVFIAIGASWVFGLGHTHSAWSNLTAAKGFLPFGTMSVFAAVPTVIFAVGGAEIATIAAAESDNPAKSVAAMTRSVILRVITFYVGSMFLIACIVPWTSIVTGHSPFVAALETMRVPGSADIMNAIVLVAVLSALNSGLYVSSRILFRLAGRGDAPRALLRLTPSRVPRLAVLLSSVVGYVAIIAAIVSPQGVFLFLVNASGAVMLFVYLATALAQIRIRRRLQRNGEQPELPMWLFPWLSYAVVVAIVGVLVAMGMDAVLRPQLMASIASLALASAAWLLAAKRRNADDGTRTGYLAAADARALSGER, encoded by the coding sequence ATGGCAGAGAGCAGGACAAACGCCCGCGACACGCAAGAGAGCGCAACGCCCCGTCTTGGCGTCGCATTGCGTCAGCGGCACGTCACGATGATTTCGCTCGGCGGCATCATCGGCGCGGGGCTTTTCGTGGGCAGCAGCGCGACGCTCAACACGGTTGGGCCGGCTGCGTGCCTGTCGTATCTGGTGGCGGGCATCGTCGTGCTCTTCGTGATGCGCATGCTCGGCGAGATGGCGCTCGCCGTGCCGGGCGTCGGGTCGTTCACCGAATACGCGCGCATTGGTCTCGGCGACTGGGCGGGCTTCACGAGCGGCTGGCTCTACTGGTACTTCTGGGTGATCGTCGTTGCTGTCGAAGCCGTGGCGGGCGCGGCGATCCTGCAGCGCTGGATACCCGCGCCCGTGTGGATGATCGGGCTGGTGCTGCTGTCGTTGATGACTTTCATCAACCTGATGTCGGTGAAGTCGTACGGCGAATTCGAGTTCTGGTTCGCGTCGATCAAGGTCGCGGCCATCATCGTGTTCATCGCGATCGGCGCGTCGTGGGTGTTCGGCCTGGGCCATACGCACAGCGCGTGGAGCAATCTGACGGCCGCGAAGGGCTTTTTGCCGTTCGGCACGATGTCGGTGTTCGCGGCCGTGCCGACGGTGATCTTTGCGGTCGGCGGCGCGGAGATCGCGACCATCGCAGCAGCCGAATCGGACAATCCCGCGAAGAGCGTCGCCGCGATGACGCGCTCGGTGATCCTGCGCGTGATTACGTTCTATGTCGGCTCGATGTTCCTGATTGCGTGCATCGTGCCGTGGACCAGCATCGTGACGGGCCATTCGCCGTTCGTCGCCGCGCTGGAGACGATGCGCGTGCCGGGCTCGGCCGACATCATGAACGCGATTGTGCTGGTCGCCGTGTTGTCCGCGTTGAATTCGGGGCTGTACGTGTCGTCGCGGATTCTGTTCCGCCTCGCGGGACGTGGCGATGCGCCGCGCGCGCTGCTGCGCCTCACGCCGTCGCGCGTGCCGCGTCTTGCGGTGCTGCTGAGCAGCGTGGTTGGCTATGTGGCGATCATCGCCGCCATCGTGTCGCCGCAGGGCGTGTTCCTGTTCCTCGTGAATGCGTCGGGCGCCGTGATGCTGTTCGTCTATCTCGCGACAGCGCTTGCGCAAATCCGCATCCGCCGACGCCTGCAACGCAACGGCGAGCAGCCCGAGCTGCCGATGTGGCTGTTCCCGTGGCTTTCGTATGCGGTTGTGGTGGCGATCGTCGGCGTGCTGGTCGCGATGGGCATGGACGCAGTATTGCGGCCGCAACTGATGGCGAGCATCGCGAGTCTCGCGCTTGCATCGGCGGCATGGCTGCTGGCGGCAAAACGGCGCAACGCGGATGACGGCACGCGCACGGGTTATCTTGCCGCGGCCGATGCACGCGCATTGTCGGGAGAGCGTTGA
- a CDS encoding cupin domain-containing protein, protein MAMSATVSYLRLYADPAGESHFERAFVETFTRNFAPPAPAFNVSAFVPALRNGFLLAPAEWIGDLHPSPLRMWVFVLDGEMEFEASDGEHHRVRPGDALLLEDTSGRGHRSRVIGDTAAKLAIVELEPTRE, encoded by the coding sequence ATGGCCATGTCCGCTACGGTAAGCTACCTGCGACTCTATGCCGACCCCGCCGGCGAATCGCATTTCGAACGTGCATTCGTCGAAACGTTCACACGTAACTTTGCGCCACCCGCACCGGCTTTTAACGTTTCAGCATTCGTACCCGCCTTACGCAACGGCTTCCTGCTGGCACCGGCCGAATGGATCGGTGATCTGCATCCATCTCCGCTTCGCATGTGGGTATTCGTTCTCGACGGAGAAATGGAATTCGAGGCCTCTGATGGAGAGCACCACCGCGTCCGGCCCGGCGATGCCCTGCTTCTCGAAGACACAAGCGGTCGAGGACATCGGAGCCGTGTGATTGGCGATACGGCTGCGAAACTTGCGATCGTTGAACTTGAACCGACTCGTGAGTAG
- a CDS encoding GFA family protein produces MSHADIYRGQCFCGAVQFTLSGQPAGMGYCHCESCRRWSASPINAFTLWNPNALRVTHGADDISTYSKTPHSYRKWCRLCGGHLFTEHPGLGLIDVYAAVVDDFPYAAGVHVHYPESVLPMDDGLPKLRDLPSEMGGSGISAVE; encoded by the coding sequence ATGAGTCACGCGGACATCTATCGAGGCCAATGCTTTTGCGGCGCCGTGCAGTTCACGTTGAGTGGACAGCCCGCGGGAATGGGCTATTGCCATTGCGAGTCGTGCCGCCGCTGGTCGGCCAGCCCGATCAATGCATTCACGCTGTGGAACCCCAACGCACTGCGCGTCACACATGGTGCCGACGACATCAGCACGTACAGCAAGACACCGCACAGTTATCGCAAATGGTGCAGGTTGTGCGGCGGACATCTCTTCACGGAGCACCCGGGACTCGGCCTCATCGATGTCTATGCCGCGGTTGTAGACGACTTCCCGTATGCAGCGGGTGTGCACGTTCACTACCCGGAGTCCGTACTCCCCATGGATGATGGCCTGCCAAAACTGAGGGACCTGCCCAGCGAAATGGGCGGCTCGGGCATCAGCGCCGTCGAGTAA
- a CDS encoding branched-chain amino acid ABC transporter substrate-binding protein, with translation MNRRTWLSRLAVCALAAHASFAFAADPEIVKIGFVGPLTGPVARVGKDLQYGAQLALDEENAKHPTVAGKPVKFVLDVQDDQADPRVAIQVAQKLVDEGVVGVIGHYNSGCSIPASTVYHNANVAMITPGSTNPQLTKQGYKNVFRTMGHDGIGGVVAGHFVVEQMKAKRIGIIDDRTAFGQGLADSFEKGVKEANGNIVSREFTNDKAVDFRAILTSLKSKNVDVIFFGGLDEQGAMLVKQMRSLGMQTQLFGAGALKSNAFLQIAGSSGERTQDLEPGPALDKLPAAQEFGKRYKARFNQDVELYAPFAYDAALAMLKAIHDANSLDREKIVESLAKVSLTGVTGKITFDPYGDLIKPPYTLFEVQQGQWKSVKTVGGGV, from the coding sequence ATGAATCGACGTACATGGCTGAGCAGGTTAGCGGTTTGCGCTCTGGCGGCGCATGCTTCATTCGCATTTGCCGCGGACCCGGAAATCGTCAAGATAGGTTTTGTCGGCCCGTTGACGGGACCCGTCGCGCGGGTCGGCAAGGATCTGCAATACGGCGCGCAACTTGCGCTCGATGAAGAAAACGCAAAGCATCCGACCGTTGCGGGCAAGCCCGTCAAGTTCGTGCTGGACGTGCAGGACGATCAGGCCGATCCGCGCGTGGCGATTCAGGTTGCGCAGAAGCTCGTTGATGAAGGCGTGGTCGGCGTGATTGGTCACTACAACTCGGGGTGCAGCATTCCGGCTTCGACGGTGTATCACAACGCCAATGTGGCGATGATCACGCCGGGCTCGACCAATCCGCAGCTGACCAAGCAGGGTTACAAGAACGTGTTCCGCACGATGGGGCATGACGGCATTGGCGGGGTGGTGGCGGGGCATTTCGTCGTCGAGCAGATGAAGGCGAAGCGCATTGGCATCATCGACGACCGCACGGCGTTCGGGCAAGGTCTCGCCGATTCGTTCGAGAAAGGGGTGAAGGAAGCGAACGGCAATATCGTGTCGCGTGAATTCACTAACGATAAGGCCGTCGATTTCCGCGCGATTCTCACTTCGCTGAAGAGCAAGAATGTCGATGTGATTTTCTTTGGCGGGTTGGACGAGCAGGGCGCGATGCTGGTCAAGCAGATGCGCTCGCTGGGTATGCAGACTCAGCTATTTGGCGCGGGTGCGTTGAAGAGTAATGCCTTTTTGCAGATTGCGGGTTCTTCGGGTGAGCGCACCCAGGATCTTGAGCCGGGCCCCGCGCTTGATAAGCTGCCTGCGGCGCAGGAGTTCGGCAAGCGCTACAAGGCGCGGTTCAACCAGGATGTCGAGCTGTATGCGCCCTTTGCGTATGATGCTGCGCTCGCTATGTTGAAGGCGATTCATGATGCTAATTCGCTTGATCGCGAGAAGATCGTTGAGAGTTTGGCTAAGGTGTCGTTGACGGGTGTCACGGGGAAGATCACTTTTGATCCTTATGGGGATCTGATTAAGCCGCCGTATACGCTCTTTGAGGTGCAGCAGGGGCAGTGGAAGAGTGTTAAGACTGTGGGTGGAGGGGTGTGA
- a CDS encoding NAD(P)/FAD-dependent oxidoreductase gives MAEIGIVGAGFIGLASAGWLMRDGHRVTLFDPSGVAQGASFGNAGTFAPYGCIPVNNPSVFRDLPRFLLSSESPFRLRWSYLPHLLPWLARFMISSTRKRYEASAGALAALLAQAQDGYAPLLEERELAKYVRPRECLYLYSSGASFDASRASLNLRKQLGVSFDVLSAAEVRELEPALAPIFERGVLFRDSWHFSDPQGFLLSLHELLAARGLELERKSVSAIAPTADGVTLTTDDGTPRRFDHVVVATGARSAKFAAQCGDRVPLDTERGYHVRYRGATQLISRPVGWAERGFYMTPMDDGVRVAGTVELGGFSDVRNRSLLDLLTFSSKRALPGLTQPDSSWLGFRPTLPDGVPVLGRSSDSERVIYAFGHQHLGLTLAGVSGRIVADLVARRAPPLDLSRYAPTRF, from the coding sequence ATGGCAGAGATCGGCATTGTCGGCGCGGGTTTCATCGGGCTTGCGAGCGCCGGCTGGCTGATGCGCGACGGGCACCGCGTCACGCTGTTCGATCCGTCGGGCGTCGCGCAGGGCGCGTCGTTCGGCAACGCGGGCACGTTCGCGCCGTATGGCTGCATTCCCGTGAACAACCCATCCGTGTTCCGCGATCTGCCGCGTTTCCTGCTGTCGAGCGAGAGTCCGTTCCGTTTGCGCTGGAGTTATCTGCCGCATCTGTTGCCGTGGCTCGCGCGCTTCATGATCAGCTCGACGCGCAAGCGTTATGAAGCGAGTGCCGGCGCGCTCGCTGCATTGCTCGCGCAGGCGCAGGACGGCTACGCACCCTTGCTGGAAGAACGGGAGCTTGCGAAGTACGTGAGGCCGCGCGAGTGCCTGTATCTGTATTCGAGCGGCGCGTCGTTCGATGCATCGCGCGCTTCGCTGAATCTGCGCAAGCAACTCGGCGTGTCGTTCGACGTGCTGTCCGCCGCCGAGGTGCGTGAACTGGAGCCTGCGCTTGCGCCGATCTTCGAGCGCGGCGTGCTGTTCCGCGACAGCTGGCACTTCTCCGATCCGCAGGGCTTTCTGCTGTCGCTGCATGAACTGCTCGCGGCGCGGGGCCTCGAGCTCGAACGCAAGAGCGTGAGCGCGATTGCGCCCACGGCAGATGGTGTCACGCTGACGACGGACGACGGCACGCCACGCCGCTTCGATCATGTCGTCGTCGCGACGGGCGCACGCTCCGCGAAGTTTGCGGCGCAATGCGGCGACCGCGTGCCGCTCGATACGGAGCGCGGCTATCACGTGCGCTATCGCGGCGCGACGCAACTGATTTCGCGGCCTGTCGGTTGGGCCGAGCGCGGCTTTTACATGACGCCGATGGACGACGGCGTGCGCGTTGCGGGGACGGTCGAACTGGGCGGCTTCAGCGACGTGCGCAACCGTTCGTTGCTGGACCTGCTGACGTTTTCTTCGAAGCGCGCGTTGCCGGGGCTGACGCAGCCCGACAGTTCGTGGCTCGGCTTCCGGCCCACGCTGCCCGACGGCGTGCCCGTGCTGGGCCGCTCGAGCGACAGCGAGCGTGTGATTTACGCATTTGGGCATCAGCATCTCGGACTGACATTGGCAGGCGTGAGCGGGCGCATCGTGGCCGATCTCGTCGCACGGCGCGCGCCGCCGCTCGATCTGTCGCGCTACGCGCCGACACGGTTCTGA
- a CDS encoding DUF3563 family protein, which produces MWHGLCVYTAFMPLHHRSRDRPEDIMLIYLFQLLRKALDHAEHSRRDAYLASAADMVELERRMHSSEID; this is translated from the coding sequence ATGTGGCACGGACTCTGCGTGTACACGGCGTTCATGCCGCTACATCATCGATCACGTGATCGACCAGAGGACATCATGCTCATCTATCTATTCCAGTTGTTGAGAAAGGCGCTTGACCATGCTGAACATAGCCGCCGTGACGCGTACCTCGCATCCGCGGCCGACATGGTCGAACTCGAACGCCGCATGCATTCAAGCGAAATTGACTGA
- a CDS encoding AraC family transcriptional regulator → MDAFSDVLRVVRLGGAVYLNADLTAPWCVVGEVTSDLCATFLPRAERIVSYHLITEGSCWAALVDDPASAIRVDAGELLVVPQGEAHLMGSSLDVEPAPSDELMAKYLSTSPGEVMTLNFGGGGAHTRIICGFLACDDSLTNPVLSALPRLFKVDMRNDPQSAWLESSLKLAANEAADWRVGSAIVLARLSELLFVKAVQRCIESLPADRKGWLAGVGDRFVGRALAMLHAQPAYGWTVEELARKVGLSRSALAQRFTELLGQPPMQYLARWRLQVAAQTLRDGNQTLAAVAEQVGYESEAAFNRAFKREFGMPPASWRRSKGLADGRDSIDADADTRIGDDSSEERFVAG, encoded by the coding sequence ATGGATGCTTTTTCAGATGTCCTTCGCGTGGTGCGTCTCGGAGGAGCGGTGTATCTAAACGCCGACTTAACCGCACCCTGGTGCGTAGTCGGGGAAGTCACGTCGGATTTGTGCGCCACGTTCCTGCCGCGCGCTGAACGCATCGTGTCCTATCACCTCATCACGGAAGGCAGTTGCTGGGCTGCCCTCGTTGACGATCCTGCTTCTGCGATTCGTGTCGACGCAGGAGAACTTCTCGTCGTACCGCAAGGCGAAGCGCATCTGATGGGCAGTTCACTCGACGTCGAGCCCGCGCCTTCAGACGAACTCATGGCGAAGTATCTGAGCACCTCGCCGGGCGAAGTGATGACGTTGAATTTCGGCGGTGGTGGTGCGCACACGCGAATCATCTGCGGCTTTCTTGCCTGCGACGATTCATTGACGAATCCGGTCCTTTCGGCGCTGCCTCGACTCTTCAAGGTCGACATGCGCAACGATCCACAATCGGCGTGGCTCGAATCGTCGTTGAAACTTGCCGCCAACGAAGCGGCCGACTGGCGCGTGGGCAGCGCGATCGTGCTTGCACGGCTTTCGGAGTTGCTATTTGTTAAGGCGGTGCAACGTTGCATCGAGTCGCTGCCGGCAGATCGCAAGGGGTGGCTGGCGGGCGTCGGCGATCGCTTCGTTGGCCGCGCACTCGCCATGCTGCATGCGCAACCCGCCTATGGCTGGACCGTCGAAGAACTCGCACGCAAGGTCGGTCTCTCGCGTTCGGCGCTCGCGCAGCGCTTCACGGAACTGCTTGGCCAGCCGCCAATGCAGTACCTCGCCCGATGGCGCTTGCAGGTCGCAGCGCAGACGTTGCGGGACGGGAACCAGACGCTTGCGGCAGTGGCCGAGCAGGTCGGGTATGAATCGGAGGCCGCATTTAATCGCGCGTTCAAACGGGAATTCGGCATGCCGCCCGCCAGTTGGCGGCGCAGCAAAGGTCTGGCGGATGGCCGCGATTCGATCGATGCAGACGCCGATACCCGAATCGGTGACGATTCGTCTGAAGAGCGCTTCGTGGCGGGTTAG